A single window of Vigna unguiculata cultivar IT97K-499-35 chromosome 1, ASM411807v1, whole genome shotgun sequence DNA harbors:
- the LOC114191585 gene encoding probable inactive leucine-rich repeat receptor-like protein kinase At3g03770 encodes MANIHHPSVFLVLLTFVLSICYSEQLQSSHSQTLLRIQQQLNFPAALSNWNNDTDFCSTDSNSSLSVVCYEDTITQLHIIGERRDSPLPRNFSINSFVTTLVRLPSLKVLTLVSLGIWGPLPSKIARLSSLEIVNMSSNFLYGSIPQELSSLKNLQTLIFDNNMLAETFPPWLDSLPALTVLSLKNNMLNGSLPNSLGNVENLRALSLSHNHLYGVLPDFSRLKNLQVLELDDNAFGPEFPQLGNKLVTLVLRNNRFRDGIPAELISYYQLEHLDISSNSFVGPFQPALLSLPSITYLNISGNKLTGMLFENLSCNSELDVVDLSSNLLTGNLPKCLVSNSSDSTFLYARNCLDSANQNQQAQPFCHTEALAVGILPERKKHRQVSKVVLSLGIVGGTLGGVALVLLIFFIVRRGNARTKMKNPPTRLISENAASGYTSKLLSDARYISQTKKLGAVGLPTYRSFSLEEIEAATNYFDTASLMGEDSYGRMYRGQLKNGSVVAIRCVEMKKKYSTQNFVNHIELISKLRHRHLVSAIGHCFECSLDDSSVNKVFLVFEYVPNGTLRNWISDENAKKCLSWTQRIGAAIGVAKGIQFLHTGIVPGVYSNDLKIEDVLMDQNLVAKISSYHLPLLSNMGKVRHGSSSSGLKHSSNNKSVKHEDKSDIYDLGVILLELILGRQIKTANDADAFRDLLQASLGADEEGRRSVVDAAIRKACLDQSLKTMMEICVRCMVKEAEDRPSIEDVLWNLQFASQVQDAWRGDSQSSEGSPNSESRGLPFQ; translated from the exons ATGGCAAATATACACCATCCCTCAGTGTTTTTGGTGTTACTTACTTTTGTTCTTTCTATCTGTTACTCAGAGCAATTACAATCTTCTCACTCTCAGACTCTTCTCAGAATTCAGCAGCAATTGAACTTTCCTGCTGCTTTGAGCAACTGGAACAACGACACAGATTTTTGCAGCACAGATTCAAACTCTTCCCTCTCTGTAGTGTGCTATGAAGACACCATAACACAGCTTCACATAATAGGTGAAAGAAGAGATTCACCTCTCCCAAGAAATTTCTCAATAAACTCCTTTGTCACAACACTAGTAAGGCTTCCCAGTTTGAAAGTCCTCACATTGGTTTCTCTGGGTATTTGGGGTCCTTTGCCTAGTAAGATAGCTCGTTTGTCATCCCTGGAAATAGTTAACATGAGTTCCAATTTTCTCTATGGCTCCATTCCTCAGGAACTTTCTTCACTGAAAAATCTCCAAACACTCATTTTTGACAACAACATGCTGGCTGAAACATTTCCTCCTTGGCTTGATTCACTTCCAGCCTTAACTGTGCTAAGTTTGAAGAATAACATGCTCAATGGATCTCTACCGAATTCCCTTGGCAATGTGGAGAATCTGAGAGCTCTTTCACTTTCTCATAATCACTTGTATGGGGTGCTCCCTGATTTCAGTCGTTTGAAGAATCTTCAAGTGCTTGAATTGGATGATAATGCCTTTGGACCTGAGTTTCCTCAACTTGGTAACAAGTTGGTTACACTAGTGCTAAGAAACAATAGATTCAGGGATGGTATTCCTGCTGAATTGATCTCATACTATCAGCTAGAACATTTGGATATATCATCAAATTCATTTGTGGGGCCATTTCAACCAGCATTGTTGTCACTTCCTTCTATTACTTATCTGAATATTTCTGGTAACAAATTAACTGGGATGCTTTTTGAGAATCTGTCTTGCAATTCAGAGCTTGATGTAGTGGATTTATCCTCAAATCTTTTGACTGGGAACTTACCTAAGTGTTTAGTGTCAAATTCCAGTGATAGCACTTTTCTTTATGCTAGAAATTGTCTAGACAGTGCGAATCAAAATCAGCAGGCGCAGCCTTTTTGCCACACTGAGGCTCTAGCTGTGGGAATATTGCCTGAGAGAAAGAAGCACAGACAAGTATCTAAGGTAGTTCTTTCCCTAGGCATTGTAGGTGGGACTCTTGGAGGAGTAGCACTTGTTTTGctaattttctttattgttaGAAGAGGAAATGCTAGAACCAAAATGAAGAACCCTCCAACAAGATTAATATCAGAAAATGCTGCTTCTGGTTACACTTCAAAGTTGCTTTCTGATGCAA GGTATATATCTCAAACAAAGAAGTTGGGAGCAGTTGGCCTACCAACCTATCGAAGTTTCTCATTGGAAGAGATTGAGGCAGCTACAAACTACTTTGACACAGCTTCTTTAATGGGTGAAGATTCTTATGGGAGG ATGTACAGAGGCCAGTTGAAGAATGGTTCGGTTGTTGCCATTCGATGtgtagaaatgaaaaagaaatacagCACTCAAAACTTCGTGAACCACATAGAACTGATATCAAAACTCAGGCATCGTCATTTAGTCAGTGCTATTGGACACTGCTTTGAATGTTCTCTGGATGATTCGAGTGTCAACAAAGTATTTCTTGTCTTTGAATACGTACCAAATGGCACGCTCAGGAATTGGATCAGTG ATGAAAATGCTAAAAAATGCTTGAGTTGGACCCAACGCATTGGAGctgcaattggagtggcaaaGGGAATTCAGTTTTTACATACAGGGATTGTCCCTGGTGTATATTCCAACGATCTCAAGATAGAAGATGTTTTAATGGATCAGAATCTTGTTGCGAAAATCAGCAGTTATCACCTACCTTTGTTATCTAACATGGGGAAG GTTCGACATGGAAGTTCTTCAAGTGGACTGAAACACTCTAGCAACAATAAAAG TGTAAAACATGAAGATAAATCTGATATATACGACCTTGGAGTGATACTACTCGAACTCATTCTAGGAAGGCAAATAAAGACAGCAAATGATGCAGATGCTTTTAGAGATCTG TTGCAAGCAAGTTTAGGAGCAGATGAAGAGGGAAGGAGGAGTGTGGTTGATGCAGCAATTCGCAAGGCATGCTTGGATCAATCATTGAAGACAATGATGGAGATATGTGTGAGGTGTATGGTTAAAGAGGCAGAAGATAGGCCCTCTATAGAGGATGTTTTGTGGAACTTGCAGTTTGCATCTCAAGTGCAGGATGCATGGAGAGGGGATTCACAAAGTAGTGAAGGGTCACCAAATTCAGAATCTCGAGGACTTCCCTTTCAGTAG